The DNA window ggcgctggcagctgcaACTCAAGGGCTGGGACTGGCCGCAGGTGCAAGTCGCTTACcggcgactgcagcagcagctgcagctgaactTTCTGCCGCTGCAGCCGCTCGAAGCGCAGCTGGCCAAACTTATTTATGCCGCCGCgcgtgagctgcagctgccacgcccccgtCAGCCGCTGCTCATGGGCAGCGACTTTGGCTATACGCACGATGTGCCGGCAACTGTGCAGCAGGGCAGACGCCGCAGCAGCGCGCGGCAGTATCTGGCGCAGCCGCAAGTGCGCGCGCGCTCCAATCTGCgcgtgctgctggcagcgcaggCGCAGCGTTTGCTCTTCAAGCGGCAGCGCGCCGCCGGCGTGCAATACACTTTGGGCAATCGCACGCTGCGTGCGCTGGCCAAACGCGAGCTGGTGCTAAGCGCCGGCGCGCTCAACTccgccaagctgctgctgctctccgGCATTGGTCCAGCTGCCGAGCTGCGCGCGCTGGGCATACAGCCGCTGCGGGATTTGCCAGTGGGACGCAATCTGCATGATCATGGCATGTTGCCGCTGTTCCTGCGCTTTGGCAACGACTGCGGCCTGAATGcgagcagcagtcgcagcgcCTATGCGCCCGCCTCCGTTGCCGAgtatttgttgcagcagcagcgtggacCGCTGGCTGCTGGCTTCTCCATGATGGGCTTCATCAACTCGAGTGCGCCGCATAGCCGCGACGGTCAGCCCGACTTGCATATTGTGGCGCACACGTTTATGCCACGCGGCAGCGCCGGCAGCTTTGAGTATCTCGGACTGCGTCCCGAGCTGGTGACAGCTCAGCGCGCTGCTTTGGCTCAGGCGCcaatgctgcagctgatgggctcgctgctgctgccaaagtcacgcagcaagctgcagctgcgcagcgcCGATCCGCAGCAGCCGCCGTTGATCAGCAGCGCCTATGCTGCCGATCCCGCTGATCGTGCCACGCTGCTGCGCTTCATACGCTACGTGCAACTTATGCTGACCACGCCCGCGTTCCAGCGCTGCGGTCTGCAGCTTTGGCTGCCACCGCTGCCCGCCTGCGACGCTCTCACCCCCGACTCGGATGACTATTGGCTCTGCCACATACGCCACATGTTTCTGGGCGCTTGGCATGCCGTCGGCAGCTGTCGCATGGCCACACGCAATGATCCGCGTGGCGTCGTCGACGAGCGGCTGCGTGTGTTTGGCGTTCAAGGACTGCGCGTTGTGGACGCCAGCATTATGCCCGAGATTACAGCGGGCAACACCAATGCGCCCGCGATGATGATTGCCGAGCAGGGAGCGCGCATGATACGCGAGGATTacaacagagcagcagcagcagcgacgctagCAGAGACAACTGAGCAGCCCAACGATATTCCCCTCTATGACTAATGCGCCAGTTCAATTGTATACCTGACCCAGTTAAGTCCAAATGCTTTGCAGCCTccaacacttttttttttattataagcattagcatataaaatatttgttgtaagaaattcaagcaaataattaacaaatgatTAACAACaatgtaatattttaatatgtataaaaatataaaaaaaacttgtgcaatataaaaagatagtttatacattttaaattgtacatttaatttaaattaaaaccgTGTTTAATAGTTTGCATTTCTTATTTTTGAATTGCACATAAAGTTAGCCAGCAAGTTCGTTTCTTAagtcattttttgtttatatattgcatGGCCAGAATTACACAGATTCTTAACTACAGCTTCTTGATTATCCTTCCGTTAccaaaaggacatgcattttcgtgctcctgggcatcgaatctatcgaactgcatatCAGAATATTCaggattgcacaaaaaaatttcttgaaaaaatttacaggTGGTAGGTCGCAAAAAgtggcccaaaaacacaaaatgtccttttactcggaaactacaaggactacaaggatgtGCTTGGGTGTACTGGTAGTGCTGCTTgagagctttcagaatatattactcaaaggacgaaagtccttacaggagctgagaaaaacagcatttttcgtatacagaaaaaAGGCTCTAACTCCTAAATCctttgcagcagcaggacgAAATTAGTGCCATACAATGCGTATTTAAAGTGACTATCAACTGTGTAAAGGACACGTTTGTGGTCCTTTCAGTATTGGAGTTATTaaggattttgtgtttttggccagTTTTCTCGCGCCTCAGGCTGCAAAATTCCAAGTTAATGCACAATTAGATAAccgcatatttttttgatgcagatcgatagagtCTAGTGCTGTGAGCActgcaaaccaaaaattttgcaaacgCGAGCCGATCCTGTCAAGATATGGCTTATTAACTTTAGAGGATTGCGCTGGCTTAGCGCttaaaaaatgtgttgcatatttttatgatgTAACATGTTTGTAAAAGCAGCTTAGCCAAGACAACAACCAAATAGAACTGGCGTTGCAAAGTGAAAAAAACGTTGCATACCAGCAAAGGCAGCTGCTTAACAAGAGCAAATTTTAACTGTTCTAGAGAAAATAGAGCATATTCTGGTACACAGTTCGATAGATTCGATATGCAGAAGCACGAAAATTTAACTGTTTTTGCGCATATAGAAGGATAACACTGGAGAGGCAGCTAAAACATACAAACTATAAGCAAGAACGCAACGAATTTGCTGCTAATTCTGGATCGTTGTATGCAAAtcatataataaaatcataaGTTGCAAGCCTATTTTAAATAGGTTCCGAAACTGagcagcaatttataattgacCTAATTATTTAGTAACAAAATTCCAGCTAaagtcaaatgcaaaaattgttgccgaTTGCTTTTTCTGCTTGTCCGCCCTTGAGCAATGTTTTGGTAATATGGCAAAAGCGAGAGAGCACGCTGGTCATTGCACTGAGTTCTTTTGCCGAGATCAGCAAAATGTTCAGCAAGCAGCACCCAAATGTGCAGTGAAAAGGGCCAACAGTAGTTTGACTTTAACTGGGAGCGCAAGCAGCCgcaaacggcaacggcaacggcaacaatgACCACAATGACAACATTTGTAACCATGTGGCGGTTTCTGTTCACACTGGCGCCCTCTGCTGTGTTTCTGCTAATGCTGCACAATGGCGTTAAGGACTATCGCCCCGATATTGTGGACGAAGCGAATCGCGTGCGCTCCATACGCATCGAGGAGCTGCGGCAGAGCTACGATTTTGTTATCGTGGGCGGCGGCTCGGCGGGCTGCGCGCTGGCGGCGCGTCTATCGGAGAATCCGGCGTGGagcgtgctgctgctcgaaGCGGGCGGCGATGAGCCGTTTCTGTTCGATCTGCCGCAGCTGTATCCGCTGTTCCAGCGCAGTCCCTGGGACTGGATGTACAGCGTCGAGCCGTCGGATCGCTACTGCCTGGCCATGGAGGATCAGCGCTGCTTCTGGCCACGCGCCAAGGTGCTCGggggctgcagcagcatcaatgcCATGATGTACATACGCGGCAATCGCCACGACTACGACCAGTGGGCGCAGCTGGGCAACGCTGGCTGGGATTACGCCACAGTGCTGCACTACTTCCGCAAAATGGAGGACATGCGTGATCCGCAGCATCAGCACAGCCCGTATCATGGCCATGGCGGTCCCATTAGCGTCGAGCGCTATCGCACgccgtcgccgctgctgcccaTCTTCATGCAGGCGGCGACGCAGCTGGGACTGCAGCATCCCGACGGCGACTTCAATGGACGCACC is part of the Drosophila busckii strain San Diego stock center, stock number 13000-0081.31 chromosome X, ASM1175060v1, whole genome shotgun sequence genome and encodes:
- the LOC108606243 gene encoding glucose dehydrogenase [FAD, quinone], whose amino-acid sequence is MSERSEPQCGANQSKMRASEQRVALSLWLLLLLATCSGGVAAQQSNGVGVALIEAARAALLSEAAALSNSSDWPASYEPGQLSESYDYIVVGGGSAGSIVASRLSEQRNVSVLLLEAGAQPPLESDIYALSGSLHHDERYMWLDEAQPNGNCCLARRAGSGCNWWHARMLGGGGSLNGNIYVPGSAANFRRWRWQLQLKGWDWPQVQVAYRRLQQQLQLNFLPLQPLEAQLAKLIYAAARELQLPRPRQPLLMGSDFGYTHDVPATVQQGRRRSSARQYLAQPQVRARSNLRVLLAAQAQRLLFKRQRAAGVQYTLGNRTLRALAKRELVLSAGALNSAKLLLLSGIGPAAELRALGIQPLRDLPVGRNLHDHGMLPLFLRFGNDCGLNASSSRSAYAPASVAEYLLQQQRGPLAAGFSMMGFINSSAPHSRDGQPDLHIVAHTFMPRGSAGSFEYLGLRPELVTAQRAALAQAPMLQLMGSLLLPKSRSKLQLRSADPQQPPLISSAYAADPADRATLLRFIRYVQLMLTTPAFQRCGLQLWLPPLPACDALTPDSDDYWLCHIRHMFLGAWHAVGSCRMATRNDPRGVVDERLRVFGVQGLRVVDASIMPEITAGNTNAPAMMIAEQGARMIREDYNRAAAAATLAETTEQPNDIPLYD